A genomic window from Cyanobacteria bacterium QS_8_64_29 includes:
- a CDS encoding HicB family protein, with the protein IQWSDEDGCFLVSLPDFPGQTWRTHGQTYEEAVANGKEAIESLIASHQSDGDPLPPPLIYQAS; encoded by the coding sequence CATCCAATGGTCGGATGAAGATGGGTGCTTTCTGGTTAGCCTGCCGGATTTCCCAGGGCAAACCTGGCGAACTCACGGGCAAACTTATGAGGAAGCGGTCGCAAATGGCAAAGAGGCTATAGAATCTCTAATCGCTTCCCATCAAAGCGACGGCGATCCTTTACCCCCTCCACTAATTTACCAAGCAAGCTAA